In Salarias fasciatus chromosome 13, fSalaFa1.1, whole genome shotgun sequence, the sequence CACTTCCTTCATCGGTAAAATCTGACTTTACATTCCTGAGCCCACCTGCTCCTGGGCCTTCCTGGACAGCGGTGCGTAGTCCTGCAGCAGTGTAGCCAGGGTGAAATAGGTAGTAGACAGCTCCCAGTTCACACTGTCCCATACTGCCGGGTGACTCTCTCTGCTGGAGAGCGACTTCATGGCCCGCAGGTAGTAGTCTATAGCCTGGGGCGCAAGGAGAGGATCTATAGTGACTCAGATTCAGGATGTGATGACACTGATAAAAAGGCCAACAAGCactcagaggaagaggagttccTCTGGTGAAGCACATTTTGTCAGAGCGGGGTTTCTGCTTCAAAAGCTTTACTGCGTCACCTTGTTGTAGTAAAGAGCCTCTTCTGGTGAGAACTCGCCTCTGCTCTGGTCGGCCGATACGGCGCAGTGGGCCTGAGCGCAGATTCTCATCAGCCTGCCGGTATTGCACAGCAGTAAGGCGGTGTTGGTGCTGTCCCCGATGGCTTCAAAGTCCTTCATTCCCTTCTCAAAGAAGGCAAAGctctttttccacatttcctgCTCTGCTACAGACACCGACTTTTTCACTAGAAGAGGAGAAGGGGAGCAGAAGGCCAGTCATGAATATTTATGAATCATTTTAATCCATGTTTTTGCTGATCTCGGCAGAAAGAGATTCAACTGCGAAACGTCAAGATTTTAATATTACttgaaaatctgaaaacacaaagcaaattacataaataaatacatgaggCTCCCTCAAAAGTTCAAAAGGCACCAGGGTGATTATGCTGTTATCTGTGTGGTCCCGCATACCGTCTTTCTCGGTCTGCATGGCCGCGGCTTGGTTCATGTAGTAGACCCCCATCTCGTTGCGGATGTTCCCGAGCCTTTTGAGGACCTGGGCCAGCTGCTCCGATGTGTGATCTTTCAAAGCCTCGGAGACGAGCAGCTCGTACGACGCCTCGTAGCACTTGCTGCTGACGAAGAGCTGGTATTCAGGGTCCATGGCCAGGTCTGTGGCCATGTTGAAGGCTGATGTGTGGAGAGGGGAAAAGATTGAAATGTGGAGGTGAACCGTTACAGATCAGGCCTTCAACAGTCTGCTAACACCAGCAAGTGTGTCTGTACTGACTGACCCTGGCAGCTGCTCTCTCGGTGCAGACTGTGCAGGATCTCCTGGTCCTCTTTGGTCTGGTAGCTGTACTCCTCCAGGTAGGCTGCTCTGTTGTTGGCGTTCTGGGCCAACATCAGCTGAATGTCGCCGCACAGGGAGAGGCACTGGCTGTGGAACTGCAGCACTTGTGGGAGCAGCGCGCCGCTCACCGAACAATATGCATCTGAAGTTAACAGCAGATGGGAGGTTGAGTTATACCGCTACATAAACAGAGGTTTGCAATCCGGATGCAGACTTACCGTAACACTGCAAAGACAGCTTGATGTATCGTAAAGCTCGTCCATACTTCAGCAGGTTTGTGGCGGCGTCGGACAAGACGTAGTAAGCTTTGGAGGCTTTgaggaagagctgcagcttcatgcgGTGCTGCCAGGAGCCGGGGATCATCCCTGAGCGTGTCGGGTGCTTCTGGTCCATCTGCAGGGGCTCCACTGCTTCCACACAATGAAAaagggcagaaaaaaaacaaacaaaaaaaacatcattctCAGTGAACTGCATGGAGTCTCTCTCTGCATGAgccacaaagacacacagatcAGCGACCTCTTTCAAGCAGGAGGGAGATTTCTTTCTCGGCAGCACAGGCCGCGTTTGCACTTCGGTCCTCGTATTTGAGCGGGATGGGCGTGTTCGGGTCCGCGGCCGGGAGGTCGCTCTCCTTCTTGATGCTTCCGTCCACGGCCTTCAGCCCCTGTCCAGAGTCGCCACagtacattaaaaacatttctctgcCCGTCTTTACGATTCCACGAGTATGGGTAATGTACAACTTaaattacccacaatgcaaccaACTGTATAAAATTAAATAGACTTTTTCTTCATTACAGCCCCCACCAAAAATCAAACTTTTAGCgatatataatttttttgctGACCattcaaaaagtcacaaaaaaatcccaaacttGCCTTTAATACGCAGCTTAGAACATGTCTGCATCGCTCCTCTTTGTCTTGAGAAACAGGGAAAGCACAACTTGGCTGCAGAAATTCAAGACAAAAATTAatatttctctgaattttacCAGATTGTATTTTAGCTGCGTTCTGACCCTTTTGGCCAGAGTGAAGAAAAACTCAAGAGgatgattttaaaaagtaactcaCTCTAATCAGATGGGTGGATTTGTATTTCTCTGGCACCGACAGCTCACCGACCGACCGGATCACAGCCACCGCTTTGCTGTCGTCCTTTGGGGACGAGCTGTAGGAGCCGTTATCGTTGCTGTCCTCCGTCAAatcctcgtcctcttcctcgccGTCGTCGTCGCTGTAGCTGTCCTCTGAGCCGCCGGCCCGCAGCGACTCGCCTTCGTCTTCCTCAGGAGGCTCGTCCAGCTGGAACAGCTCTGACAGCATGTAGTGGGCCGAGGCAATGATCTGGACAGACGGGAGATGGAGACCATCAGGACTGGAGTCAAGTTCGATCAATCTGaacttctgcagcttcacaacTCCTCTACTGGACTGAACATtggttggaaaaaaatatcaatgaaTACTTGAAAGTTTAAACTGCTCAgggttttaattttaaaatgtttaaattaagATTCTCCTGGTGTATTTTATTGCTTGTCCATCAATCTCTAATTCGTCTGATGACAGCAGGACCTGAGTTTGAACCTGATCCAGGTACTTCGACACACATCATCGCCCTCTATTTAACTTTGAAACACTGGCAGGACATTTCTTTTCTTGCTGAATCCACTCCTACCTGCGGATGCCTGTCCTGATCCAGAAGTTTGACGCAGTTTAAGAGGAGAGTTCTGATCGTGCCGTAGTGCTTTCGGTTCTGTCTTGCCTTCAGCATCAAGTTGCTGGCCACTCTGTGCACAAAATAGGAGGaaataaacaggtttttttgcAAAATACTTCTAATCCCAGCTTCAGATCATAGAATCGGTGCATGCGATTATTATTTACAGCCTATACCGCAAAGTACATACAGATTCTCCTGCCCTCAATATGTCCAAGACACTTACTTGTACAGTAACACGGCCACAGGGAGAGTGAAGGGATTCTGACATTTCTCCTCTTCTGCCTCCTCGCACAGAGTCGTAAGATCATAAAGCTTCACAATGTCACTCCCACTCGCTGTGGGGAAAACCAAATAAATCCAAAACGGTAAAAATAGATGAGAAATTAAAGTTCAcggtttagtttttttgtttttcccccagGGATAAATAAAGCGTTTCTGATTTTTACCTTTGAAAAGCCAGTAGGTGTGACCCTCTTTGGTACAGTTTGACTTGAGGAAGGAGAGGATATTCTGGGCAATGTCTTTCACCACTCGTGTggaaaaagttgagttttccagATGAGGGATGTCTTCTGTTTTAATCATCTCATATTTCTgttgagaaaaacacaaagacaaaaaaaaaaaatttacctGTTGTCTCAATCAAACAATACATGATAAGTTTGTAAAACAAAACTCATCAATATACAAATCTATGCAATATGCGATTACGTTTTGTCAGTTTTTGATGATCGTGCTCATGTGAACAATGGCAAACATCTGTGTggaatgatgatgataatatcTGAATAACCAGACCATAGTTTACCTGAACAATACCATTGACGTGAAAACACATGACAAGTTCTGGGACGTTGCACATCAGATTGTCCAGCCAGTAGTCAATACCTGTCAGAATGTTGATTGGCTTATTGTTgtccctggaaaaaaaacacaaaggaagtTGGAGGTTTGATTAAGCAGGAACAATGCAGTCAGCAACATGTGTGAGTCAGGCAAAATTGAAGAACTTTAACAATTATACACACAAATCGGATATAACGTTTGTCCCATGTAGGCAACACagccagagaaaaaaaaaaaaaagtgtgatttttaaaatgactgCTGAATAAAATGACGAATGGAATCAAATGACAAGAACTCCTAACCTGAGTTTCAGACTGACAGCTGGATAGCGACCACCTCCAAAAATAGGCATATTGGACCCGACCAACATGTGGATGTCCTCAAAGGTCCACATGATGCTTCGCACAAAGTCGTTTCTTAAACCCTGTCGGTGACGGCCAGGCGAGACATCAGTGACGAAGCTGTTACTTGCAGTAACGCGTTACTGAGACAGCGTAAAAGATTGTGTTACCTGGCTGTTCTCCCCTTCGTTGAAGAGCGTCGGGAGGTTCTGCTCTTTGGGTACAGATGTCACTTGACCCAGAGCGAAGTTGATGTCCACAGAAACGGGTTCCTACACGTTTCAGAGCATCAGTGTTATTTTACCATCTCactcattacaaaaaaataaaaaacagcaaatCCGGAGCCTAATGATTTACTGTGTACCTGTTTGGGAGCATCTGATTCTTCTGCATCGGACGACTGGCTGGTGAAGGTGGTGGGCCACGATGAGCTGAACTCCTCTTGGGCCTCGTTCTCCTCTTGTCCTTCATTCAGGTCGTCTGTTACGTGCTCTGCAGCCCCATCTCCATTtatactgcagaaaacacacagaccgTGTTACAGTACCAGACTGAAAACCACACTTTGTTAAATAAGGTGAGCATGAACTTGGATCattcaaataagaaaaaactCTTACCTGTAGTAGAGAAACTTGGACAAGATTGCTTTCTGATACCAGTGCTCTttgctcttctttttcctctgccaTTTCTGATCTATCAGTCGCTGATAAAAGTCTTTGAGCCACGCCCAGTCTCCTgtctaaaacacaaacatccgAATTATTATGATTACTTAAACAAGACTAAGTAAAGTTATCAATatgaaaaaagtgtttgaatagaacaaaaaactgaattgtGACTTTGTAAAGTGTGGAAGTGCTGTACCTGAGACGACCTCATGAAAAGTTCCTGGATGTCCAACTCATCTAAGAGCAGCGTTCTCCCCACACGGTGAACGGCCATACTGACGTGGGACTTGCTGTAAGGGATTTTCAAAAGCTTCTTGATGTTCTGAAGGTGACAGAGGACAGTTAAACTCAGttgctgcattttctttctgtaaCTTATCAAGAAAGAATTTGCTTTGAAGTATTTTCACGAACCTCCGAGTCTGATACCACATCGACATCGTCCCCGATGCAGTCGATGAAGTCATAGGCCATCCCAAAACTGCAGGAATACAGAGTGTTGTGAGACAGTCCCTCTTGAAGCATAGTGCATAAAGATTTGTTAAACATTTAAGTCTCTTTTGTTTATATAATTAAGGTAAACTGGCAGGAGACGTGGTGCTGATTACACAGTGTGCATAAAGCAGACACACCGCTGAGCACTGATCAGTCTTCATGAGTGCATTCACACTAATAACGACAGAGGCCATCTGCCCAGCAGGTTTCCACAGTCCTGCAGAGCTCGAGGCATTAAGCCTTTAACACAAAGTCTGATTACAGTTCTCTTTCATCTAAAAATACTCAGGATATCTCAAAGCTGTAGTTTGTTCcactctgtgttttttgttgttttgaagcgAAGACGTAACCCATACAATATTGATGAATGTCAGCAATCCACACTGTCAACGGATACCTGGAAAAGGGCTTGCTCTTGCTGCTGGATCCTAATACGGTGGTGCCAGCACTGCCCAGCTGGGGGTTTTCTCTCAGCCAGTTGGCAGGCGGCAGCTTCAGATCAGTCTTTTCCTGCAGGAGGGCATAGCTGGTAGGAGGTGGGGCAGCTGAGTATTTGACCACAGCGCGGCTCTTTATCTCACTGGTGCCCGAACAGATTGCGGAGTCCTTCagttagggggaaaaaaaaaaaaaaaaaatcatagttGAGGggaattacatttatttcatggACTCGTGTTGACGATTAGgaattatttctttaattttataTTCTCTATCaacattattaaaaacaaaatactaGTTTTTCTATCCAGGTTCATAATGTTAAATATTCTACAGTTATGGTCATTATGCACTTTCAATGATTTGGattaatttacagttttttgACTCATACTGCAGAGTGTGGTCATAACAGTGGTGAAGTCTATTGATGTGTGGAATATCCAGGCTCAAATTCAGAAAATTAACACCATCTGCAAATCTTTTAGCACATGCAACTTTCTTAAGTGTGTtaaggtttgttttgttgtttactATCTTGATGTGCTATGCTAAATACTAGATTTAATGATATGATGCGTTAACAGTGTAGAGGTTAGCACACCTGTGTCACAGCTCGGCTTGAGGCCTTCCAATGAAAAATTTGCATGTTgcccctgtgcatgcatgggctTCTGTGACACGTGACTTAACTTGcccataggtgtgtgtgtgtgtgtgtggatgtttttATTGTCCGTCTGTGTTTATTAGCATTATGATAGACGAGTAACCTGTTCAGGATTGACTGTGTCTAAAATGACAAACTGCAGAAGATATATACATGAATGGCTTACCCACAATTAGCATCAATCCTACTGTGCCTCTTGCCATTTATTCAGTTGCAGCTTATTTGGCTCATAAATTGGATAAAGTATAAGAATTGATACCCAAGTGACTGAGAAAAGTCTTGGTACTTTGTACAAAAGATCAAGTATAAGAATGCAAATAGCTGCAAATGACTTCACCCCTATATTTAGTTAATTAGGTACAAGTACAACAAGAGCtgatttttctgcattttatgtAAGTGCATACCTACTTTTCATTTTATGTCAGTAAACACAAACTGTGTCACAGCTTTTTCCTGCATTTGGGTTGTAGCTTTTGCTTCCCAGGCTTTAACTTGTGATGCAACTATAGGGCAATGATTGAATCCAAGAACAATTTTGATTTACTGATGGTGAGAAAAGCAGTACCACTAGCATTTTAAGCAATTAAATGACCATCTTATCCACTCGGAGCTGGTGTGATTTCTCACTCACATGTTTGTAGTCTTCACTGatctcttccttctcctccagggGAGTCCCAGGCTCTCCGTCCCAAGCTGATGCGCTCATGCTGCACACTTTAATCCAGCAAACACTGGCAGTCTGTCATCAACCACACAACATACCCACAGCTCGGGCAGTCAACAATTTCGCTCTTTTTCAAGTGAATTACTCGCGTAAAGTTAGCGACAACTGCAACTAGTCTGCTAGCTTGGCGAGCTAGCACTTCGGACGAGCAACGCAGACTCGGAGAgctttaaaattttaaaaagtgaagtGACACGATTTTCTTATTTAATTACCACAAACAACACTCACGCGAACAGTTGCAGGTGGTTAATTAACTAGTCTGACAAAGAATGTGGAGGTACGTCCCACTGTCAGCAGccagcagtgtgtttacaggGTACACGTTAGTGACTGCAGTGATATAACTGCTTCCGGTTCACGAAATTAAAACGCGATAAATTAATCTTCTTTATCATTTAAACTgttggaaaacatttttaaaaattaagcTTGTGAAATCTGTGTTTGGAAAGTAATAGTATTAGTCTGAAAACACTTTCCATCTAAAACAATtgattgtgaaaataaaatgaataaaccGGAAGTACTTTCAGAAGTTAGTTCCACAGTTTTCTAGAAAAGTCGAGATATTTCTTGCGAGTTTCTTACatggttttttttatgttgaaacTCCTCACCGGAAATGGGTTTTAATTGACACTCAGATTGCGTAAATCGGACATATTTAATTAATATTTAGGTGTTTTTATGTGATGGTGTGCTGAAAAAACCCTAAAAATATATATCAGACATAAAGTTTTGAAGGAACTGTGTTTTATTACAAACCCAGTTGTTTGTTAAAAGTCAATCAAATAAAGCAATAACACCATGGATTTTATATTTTGAGTTTTAGTTCTTCTACAGtgttttaatttagtttttcgTTTTGGAAGATTATTTTTTCATACACCATTGAGAAACATAATACAACATGATATAATGTAGCCTTCTAAAAAATACCCTTTTGGAGTACTCAGGTTTCCTCCCTCAATTCTTCTTgcctgtgtatttgtgtgttgcCCTGGATGATCAGTGATTTGTCTATTTTCTCAAAGTCTAATGAgaccagtttaaaaaaaatagattgaCTGATGGCATGAAATGATGCAATGTGATAAATTCTACCCAAATGTTTAAGCTGTGGGCTCTGGTCTCCTGGTGCTCTTCTGCAAAGCATaaggggtgaaaaaaaattcattttccCTCCAACTGTGATTAAAACAACTGAGCCAGGTGATCCATTAAGATCACATGCCATCTCTTGCTCTTTCATATCACACCTTGATTGAACCAAGTTATCAATATTTGGTCATTTCACATGCATCAACAGTATTGctatattctattttttttaattaaaacatgttCAAATTTACTTGTTTCTTTTGCAGTATATTTCTTTTGAAGCAATTATTTTATGATATAATAAATAAGAAGCGTTTTGTGAGGGTAAAACACGGGCAAAAGTTGCATCCAGAAGAGGAATGTGGAGCTGCTTTCTGAACAGGGAGGAGCTGTGAAACTTGAGGTGCTGATGGTTAAGTTTCATCAGCTGCTTGGCTGGAGATCACTTGGACACTCTAAACTGAGCGAGTCTGCTGCTTGGAAAGGTTTTGGAAGAAAATCTTTTCAATGGAAAGGTGGAAGAAGGAAGTCCTAGCACGGCTGCAATGGAGGGACCAGACAGAGAAACTGCCATTTGTAGGCGTCTACACAAGCTGTAAGAggaatatttctttttctcatttgcAAAGATGATCTAAAAAATGTCTAAACATCAagcttctgcttcctgtcagtgtcTCAGATGGAGGAACGTTTTGAAAGCAGACAACAGATTTTGGCAGCTATTCAGTCCAAAGGGTTAGAAGATGAAGCATTTCACTTCTCTGTCCCTCTGTATTTCTAAGTTCATGATtaatctatatatttttttaggtTAGGGAAAAGTGAAGTAGAGACAAACAATTCACTGCTTCAACTCCAGCTGAAAGAGAGTGAAACCTGGGCTGAAAAGGTGAGTTCAATCTCCTGATCATCACCACTTAAAGCCCCCTGCAACAGGAAACGTGGTCCAGACGTCAAAGCCTAATTTATAGAAGCAGTTTACACATACTTGATAGAAAAACTCATATGAGATAACTTAAACATGCATTAACCCTTCATCTGACCCATGAACATGTTTGGTACTGAATTTTCAAAGATAATAAATAAGTGGATGACAGTCTAAAATGTATGACTAAATACCCAAATCAAGGTGGTAATATCTCACTGTTTCCTGTCAAAGTAACTGGATTGATGTATTATTTTGAGAAATGTATAGAACTTGCTtgaaaaaatccaaataaaagtAGTGCAAGTCAAAGTGTGTCCATTGATAAATATGTACCCCAAAGCCACATATTGGGTACTTTtttgttcaaacacagaaagTGATAAAATGAAGGTAATCAAAGGTCTGTAGCCAGTCTCTCTTTGAActgaattcaacattttttgtcaAGAATATTAAAGGTgagatttgttatttttaatcagTTGTTAGACAACCCCACCACCACAAagaatcattttaaaaattagGTGTCTGCAGTCAGTGAACTTTAAACTGATGACATCCTCTGATTAATCAATCGACTATAATTGTCTTCACAGTTGTCTCAGACGGTCTCTGACCTGACGGCTGTTCTGAACCTGAAAGAGGCTGAACTACAATACTGGCAATCACGGTAATTTCTCGTTGCCAGTCTCTTCACTCACAGTTAGAGCCAGCAGGTTATCCAGAGGATAATTCCACTACACAATTACTGTTTGCCATCTAGGCACTTCTTTGATATTTGCCATTCTTTTCTCAAATATAGGCTTTGAGGAATCTAAATTCCTCTTTGTCCACAGCCTTTACAAATCTTCATTCACATTGTGCAATCATGTTGAACATTCCCTTAAAGATGGATGCTCTGTATGAGCAAACTATTCATCAGTATCTTCATCTTTCAACAGTTAATCAGTTTTACCTGTTTTAGCATGACCCAGTATCATCAAGAGGCTCTTACTCTGGCTAAAGGGAGCAACAGCTTGAAGGAGACCCTCGCCGAGTTCGAGTTCACCGCTGAGTGTCAGGCCAAGGAGCTATCAGTCCTGAGGTCTGAGCAGAGAGGCCTGAAGGAGGCACTGGAGCAAGCTCGGACAGAGAAGGAAACACTTCTGCAGCgatggatggaggagaagaGCGCGGAGGCAGACAGGCTGAATAACTACAACGACACGCAGGAGCGGTGAGAACATGATTGTGTGACCTACAAAAAAAGGTCTCCACTCACTTTAAATGACAACACAGTCACAGTCTGGAGGTGTACATTGGTGTGGAATAACTTCTCTTCTCCAGGTGGCAACATTTGGCCAAACAGATGAAGAAGCAGCTCAAAAAGGAAATGAGGAGAGAGGGTGTTCCCAGTGCACTGTCTCCAACAGATGTTCGGGGTGAGAATTGGCCTTCGAAGATTAACGCTAAATATCTGCTTCAGAGCTGCTCCACCAACACTCTTCCATGTTCTCACAAAGATAAAATCTTCTGTCAACATTTTAATCTACTCATTCTGTTTATGAATTGCTCAGACATGAGCAGGAAGATCTGGCTTTTTTCAGACCATTAAAGAAATAACTCTCGATTTGCATATTGAAACTTTTGATTATCAAACGTCAGTATTATTTCATCTGAATTGCTATTCAGATACAATTCaggaaacaaactgacaaaacttaatttaattatattttaattGTCATTATCCCTGTTTGGGTTTTTGCCTGTATGACTCTTTGATTATGCTGAGCCTTAACAcaagtttgttttattgtggggttttttttttattttccaatcAGTAGATAAAAATGTTGTTTCAAGGTCTTCAGCTTAATATTCTCTCAAACGGATCAATGCTAATCTCCTGGCCTGTgagttaaatgtatttttttttttttaagggcaTTATTCAACCTTTTAATGGTGTCCATCTTGTCTTCAGGGATCAGTAATGGAACAGACGCACACCAGGAGCCCACAGACTGAAATCAGGTCTCAGCTGCAGCACCATGTCCCTGGAGACCCCCTCGGTGGTCTCTGCTGTGTCGTCGCTCGTCTGTGATCAGAGAAGTGCCCAAAGCAATAACTGAGAATTGACTCTGAGGAAAAACTATTTGTCttaacattttcacattgtttaatTCACTTGTATTGATTTATGGATCCATTATGTTCTCTAATTTTATATTTACCAATGTCCAAATCTTTGACACTTGAAGTGATAAACCACatgtttgcatttgttgtgcatctatcagatttttttaagaataaGTTGATGCTCTTTTTTAAGTTTGAAGATAACTTTTGCATTATAGATATTTGTTATTAAAAGCAAGCAGCCAAGGTCTGTCCCAGTCTATACCATTGTATTGATGTATGTGTTTTTGCCTTCTCTTTATCACTTGTAAAGAATAAAGATGATTTTTATGCTAGTTGTGTTTTCCGTCATTGATGACAATGATTTAAacaatgttacattttttttgtaccttatttttttctcattcatttaATGAAAGTTTTACACATGCTTTGAAATGAACTCATGCACAAAGTCAATATCAATTATTACTAACTGCTACACAGTACTTTTTTTAAGGTATGATAAATCTCGTTTTTGGGCGCTTTTGGATGGATCAAAATCACACTGAGGATACAGCTGACTGTAATAAATGATACAAACTGGATGTTATCTAAATAAGTCAGAATTCCATTTAAACCTTCTGTATCTGTGAAAGGATTATTAAAGGTCAAAACGCATGAGCTGGTTTCAAGAAGGACAGGAGTGAAAAGGACAGATGAGATTGTAAGAAGTAAAAAGTCAGAACTGTGAATGCAGGTACCTGGaaactgtgtgcatgtgttcagtgaaaacagtgacAAGTCAAACAGCTATTTGAATATAAAGTTCCTCATATTCTGTAGTGTCTgatgttcctttttttaaattcattgatctaaaatgtgtctgtttttagtCCTGACTGTCAGAATTCCTCTTCTGCATCTCTGTGATGGGATCACATATCAGGTTGTTTCTGTTGCTGTGCGTTTCCATAGAGA encodes:
- the edrf1 gene encoding erythroid differentiation-related factor 1 — protein: MSASAWDGEPGTPLEEKEEISEDYKHDSAICSGTSEIKSRAVVKYSAAPPPTSYALLQEKTDLKLPPANWLRENPQLGSAGTTVLGSSSKSKPFSSFGMAYDFIDCIGDDVDVVSDSENIKKLLKIPYSKSHVSMAVHRVGRTLLLDELDIQELFMRSSQTGDWAWLKDFYQRLIDQKWQRKKKSKEHWYQKAILSKFLYYSINGDGAAEHVTDDLNEGQEENEAQEEFSSSWPTTFTSQSSDAEESDAPKQEPVSVDINFALGQVTSVPKEQNLPTLFNEGENSQGLRNDFVRSIMWTFEDIHMLVGSNMPIFGGGRYPAVSLKLRDNNKPINILTGIDYWLDNLMCNVPELVMCFHVNGIVQKYEMIKTEDIPHLENSTFSTRVVKDIAQNILSFLKSNCTKEGHTYWLFKASGSDIVKLYDLTTLCEEAEEEKCQNPFTLPVAVLLYKVASNLMLKARQNRKHYGTIRTLLLNCVKLLDQDRHPQIIASAHYMLSELFQLDEPPEEDEGESLRAGGSEDSYSDDDGEEEDEDLTEDSNDNGSYSSSPKDDSKAVAVIRSVGELSVPEKYKSTHLIRPSCAFPVSQDKEERCRHVLSCVLKGLKAVDGSIKKESDLPAADPNTPIPLKYEDRSANAACAAEKEISLLLERVEPLQMDQKHPTRSGMIPGSWQHRMKLQLFLKASKAYYVLSDAATNLLKYGRALRYIKLSLQCYDAYCSVSGALLPQVLQFHSQCLSLCGDIQLMLAQNANNRAAYLEEYSYQTKEDQEILHSLHRESSCQAFNMATDLAMDPEYQLFVSSKCYEASYELLVSEALKDHTSEQLAQVLKRLGNIRNEMGVYYMNQAAAMQTEKDVKKSVSVAEQEMWKKSFAFFEKGMKDFEAIGDSTNTALLLCNTGRLMRICAQAHCAVSADQSRGEFSPEEALYYNKAIDYYLRAMKSLSSRESHPAVWDSVNWELSTTYFTLATLLQDYAPLSRKAQEQIEREVTEAMMKSLKYCDVQTESARQPLYQYRAATIHHRLASMYHSCFRNQVGDEHLRKQHRSLAELHYSKAVCLFLSLKDAPCELLRTLLERVAFAEFTMAGQSSSAAKLKSLTGAIEIMAETRFAFRLIHKELLDEQAELSEAGGESPEAAGGPSSALNLEEVMKLIGVFEPSFSFLLLQLIKLMTTMKRKPSNKDEEMLKTYKSVYSRLLRAEKKAPLPSRVELYIDLLQQLCPQTAADDTGTHQA
- the LOC115399717 gene encoding autophagy-related protein 16-1, translating into MTQYHQEALTLAKGSNSLKETLAEFEFTAECQAKELSVLRSEQRGLKEALEQARTEKETLLQRWMEEKSAEADRLNNYNDTQERWQHLAKQMKKQLKKEMRREGVPSALSPTDVRGISNGTDAHQEPTD